The following proteins are co-located in the Triticum aestivum cultivar Chinese Spring chromosome 1A, IWGSC CS RefSeq v2.1, whole genome shotgun sequence genome:
- the LOC123184138 gene encoding uncharacterized protein: protein MPFEDIFGEPPSPAITPSSPGTSPSLSHNTTAALSSDLAPVPSAPAPPVVPPADTLLISFHNDHISNHIKFKLDPAENNYIKWRTFFYCVLMQYHVQDHVDRPPPPNPDAAWLAVDHHLTLWLYFTLADSILKLVMGGAVNAFTAWRRIRDYFLANEGAQYLHLTRQFRNLKQGDLSVSDYARRLKALADGLADTGHAVEDHDLTMQLLHGLDARFDTIRTILGDTVPLPPFHVARSRLDLAEYNINLRVAEAGSAALTISGGLNSNNDRGDRGDRGDRADRTDRAPPSDRGSSGNDGRGAGGGDRSGGRGRGRSASGGRGSAPPQSSPWTGYFAPYGMALPAPRSGWVPPNAAGVLEPRPGVHSQAYPLMLSGPSPPPLSTPPYQAGPPSWDHAALFQHAYSQQGLPHHGADWILDSGAATHVTGNPGTSNPDSSSDV, encoded by the exons ATGCCCTTCGAGGACATCTTCGGCGAGCCGCCATCTCCGGCCATCACTCCGTCCTCCCCCGGGACCTCTCCTTCCCTTTCCCACAACACCACCGCTGCCCTCTCCTCCGATCTCGCCCCAGTCCCGTCTGCCCCCGCTCCCCCTGTCGTACCACCGGCCGACACCCTCCTCATCTCCTTCCACAATGATCATATCTCCAACCACATAAAATTCAAACTCGATCCGGCCGAGAACAACTACATCAAGTGGCGCACTTTCTTCTACTGCGTTCTCATGCAGTATCACGTGCAAGATCACGTGGATCGCCCGCCTCCTCCCAACCCCGATGCGGCCTGGCTTGCGGTCGATCATCACCTCACCCTCTGGCTCTACTTCACCCTCGCCGACTCCATTCTCAAGCTCGTCATGGGCGGCGCCGTCAACGCGTTCACCGCGTGGCGTCGTATCCGGGACTACTTCCTGGCCAATGAAGGCGCCCAGTACCTTCATCTGACGCGCCAGTTTCGGAACCTGAAGCAAGGAGACCTCTCCGTCTCTGACTATGCTCGCCGTCTCAAGGCCCTCGCGGACGGCCTCGCGGACACCGGTCACGCGGTTGAGGATCACGACCTCACCATGCAGCTCCTTCATGGTCTGGATGCCCGCTTCGACACCATCCGCACCATCCTCGGCGATACGGTCCCCCTGCCGCCGTTCCACGTCGCTCGCTCCCGCCTGGATCTCGCCGAGTACAACATCAACCTCCGGGTAGCGGAGGCCGGCTCGGCTGCTCTCACCATCTCCGGCGGTCTCAACTCCAACAACGACCGCGGTGACCGCGGTGACCGCGGCGATCGCGCCGACCGCACCGATCGTGCCCCCCCATCGGATCGCGGATCTAGCGGCAACGACGGACGTGGCGCAGGCGGCGGTGACCGCAGTggcggccgtgggcgcggccgGTCTGCGTCGGGTGGTCGCGGGTCCGCCCCGCCTCAATCGTCCCCTTGGACCGGGTACTTCGCTCCGTACGGCATGGCCCTCCCTGCCCCTCGCTCCGGGTGGGTTCCGCCTAATGCTGCGGGTGTGCTCGAACCTCGCCCCGGGGTGCACTCTCAGGCGTATCCACTGATGCTGTCcgggccgtcgccgccgcctctgtCTACACCACCGTACCAGGCCGGCCCGCCTTCATGGGATCACGCCGCCTTGTTCCAGCACGCCTACAGCCAGCAGGGCCTCCCTCACCACGGAGCTGACTGGATCCTCGACTCCGGCGCGGCCACACATGTCACCGGCAATCCTG GCACTTCAAACCCGGACTCCTCTTCTGACGTCTAG